The Methanoculleus marisnigri JR1 genome window below encodes:
- a CDS encoding class II glutamine amidotransferase: MCGIIGVMDRSRRTMDGSGIRQALSMMNERGSGEGAGYAAYGIYPDYRDCYALHVFFDNPRENKPLLDSTLAQWGTVEHDEAIPTCDRPGLRAVHTPWRYFFKPDASPAAPEDEIVSALVMQVNAARRGALIFSSGKDLGVFKAGGWPEDVADFYRIEDYEGYTWLAHNRYPTNTPGWWGGAHPFNLLGWSVVHNGEITSYGTNRRYIESFGYTCTMYTDTEVVAYLVDLLVRRHGLDVDIAVRALAPPFWEEIDRMPAAEREWNGALRLAYASAMMNGPFAIVAANPDMMVGFTDRTKLRPMVVGECDDRLYISSEEAAIRAMEPRVESIRMPAAGEPVIGRVVS; encoded by the coding sequence ATGTGCGGCATAATTGGCGTAATGGACAGATCTCGCCGGACGATGGACGGTTCCGGCATCCGACAGGCCCTCTCCATGATGAACGAGCGCGGCAGCGGCGAGGGTGCGGGGTACGCAGCCTACGGCATCTACCCCGACTACCGGGACTGCTACGCCCTCCACGTCTTCTTCGACAACCCTCGCGAGAACAAGCCGCTCCTCGACTCGACGCTCGCGCAGTGGGGAACGGTCGAGCACGACGAGGCGATCCCCACCTGCGACCGGCCGGGCCTCCGGGCGGTTCACACCCCCTGGCGCTACTTCTTCAAGCCCGACGCATCCCCTGCGGCACCGGAGGACGAGATCGTCAGCGCCCTCGTGATGCAGGTCAACGCCGCCCGCCGCGGCGCGCTCATCTTCTCCTCCGGCAAGGACCTCGGGGTCTTCAAGGCCGGCGGGTGGCCCGAGGACGTCGCGGACTTCTACCGGATCGAGGACTACGAGGGTTACACCTGGCTCGCGCACAACCGCTACCCGACGAACACCCCCGGGTGGTGGGGCGGGGCGCACCCGTTCAACCTCCTCGGCTGGAGCGTCGTGCACAACGGCGAGATCACCTCCTACGGGACGAACCGGCGCTACATCGAGAGTTTCGGCTACACCTGCACGATGTATACCGACACCGAGGTCGTCGCCTACTTAGTCGACCTCCTGGTGCGGCGGCACGGCCTTGACGTCGATATCGCGGTTCGGGCGCTCGCCCCGCCCTTCTGGGAGGAGATCGACCGGATGCCCGCGGCCGAGCGGGAGTGGAACGGAGCCCTCCGGCTCGCCTACGCATCCGCGATGATGAACGGGCCGTTCGCCATCGTGGCCGCGAACCCCGATATGATGGTCGGGTTCACCGACCGGACCAAACTCCGGCCGATGGTCGTCGGCGAATGCGACGACCGGCTCTACATCTCGAGCGAAGAGGCTGCAATCCGGGCGATGGAGCCGCGGGTCGAGTCGATCCGGATGCCGGCCGCGGGCGAGCCGGTGATCGGGAGGGTTGTCTCATGA
- a CDS encoding glutamate synthase-related protein, which produces MIGSLPPRYRISIDPVRCMECGRCIENCSYGVFSRDGDRIQVNSRNCTACHRCVACCPRDAIGIEEHPCDYRSHPLWTREAREAIYNQARTGKIILAGMGNALDYPVIFDRLVLDACQVTNPSLDPLREPIELTTHLGKRPARLDLRRREGGDVELRTRLTPNLRIETPVMIGHMSYGAISLNAQLAMARAAKETGTYMGTGEGGLHAALHPYQDRMIVQVASGRFGVNIDYLERGAAIEIKIGQGAKPGIGGHLPGEKVCADISRTRMIPEGSDAISPAPHHDIYSIEDLAQLVRGLKEATEWKKPVFVKIAAVHNVAAVAAGIARSPADAVVVDGFRGGTGAAPTVFRDHVGIPIEAAVASVDKKLREQGIRNEISVIASGGIRGSADVAKAIALGADAVYIGTAALAAMGCRVCGNCYRGLCPWGIATQRPDLVARLNPDEASEQVANLIRAWTLELAELLGAAGINSIESLRGNRDRLRGYMLDESLMEVLDVRAVGA; this is translated from the coding sequence ATGATCGGGAGCCTCCCTCCCCGCTACCGGATCAGTATCGACCCCGTCCGGTGCATGGAGTGCGGGCGGTGCATCGAGAACTGCTCTTACGGCGTCTTCTCCCGGGACGGCGACCGGATCCAGGTCAACTCCCGGAACTGCACCGCCTGCCACCGCTGCGTCGCCTGCTGCCCCCGGGACGCGATCGGCATCGAGGAACACCCCTGCGACTACCGGAGCCACCCGCTCTGGACGAGGGAGGCCCGGGAGGCGATCTACAACCAGGCCCGGACGGGCAAGATCATCCTCGCGGGGATGGGCAACGCCCTCGACTATCCGGTCATCTTCGACCGCCTGGTGCTGGACGCCTGCCAGGTCACGAACCCGAGCCTCGACCCGCTCCGCGAGCCGATCGAACTGACGACCCACCTCGGGAAGAGGCCGGCGCGGCTCGATCTCCGGCGGCGGGAGGGCGGCGACGTCGAACTCAGGACCCGCCTCACCCCGAACCTCCGGATCGAGACGCCGGTGATGATCGGGCACATGAGTTACGGGGCGATCAGCCTCAACGCCCAGCTGGCCATGGCCCGGGCGGCAAAAGAGACCGGGACCTATATGGGCACCGGGGAAGGCGGGCTGCACGCCGCCCTCCACCCCTACCAGGACCGGATGATCGTTCAGGTCGCGTCCGGGCGGTTCGGGGTGAACATCGACTACCTGGAGCGCGGCGCCGCTATCGAGATCAAGATCGGCCAGGGGGCGAAGCCGGGCATCGGCGGCCACCTCCCGGGGGAGAAGGTCTGCGCGGATATCTCCAGGACGAGGATGATCCCGGAAGGCAGCGACGCGATCAGCCCCGCGCCGCACCACGACATCTACAGCATCGAGGATCTCGCCCAGCTCGTCCGCGGCCTCAAGGAGGCGACGGAATGGAAGAAACCGGTCTTTGTGAAGATCGCCGCCGTTCACAACGTCGCCGCCGTCGCCGCGGGCATCGCCCGCTCGCCGGCCGATGCGGTCGTCGTCGACGGGTTCCGCGGCGGAACCGGCGCGGCGCCGACGGTCTTTCGCGACCACGTAGGGATCCCGATCGAGGCGGCGGTCGCGAGCGTGGACAAAAAACTCCGCGAACAGGGGATCAGAAACGAGATATCCGTCATCGCGAGCGGCGGTATCCGGGGAAGCGCCGACGTCGCGAAGGCGATCGCCCTCGGGGCGGACGCGGTCTACATCGGCACCGCGGCGCTCGCGGCGATGGGCTGCCGGGTCTGCGGGAACTGCTACCGCGGCCTCTGCCCCTGGGGGATCGCCACCCAGCGGCCCGATCTCGTGGCGCGCTTGAACCCCGACGAGGCGTCGGAACAGGTGGCGAACCTGATCCGGGCGTGGACGCTCGAACTCGCCGAACTCCTGGGTGCGGCCGGGATCAACAGCATCGAGAGCCTGCGGGGCAACCGCGACCGGCTCCGGGGCTACATGCTCGACGAGAGCCTGATGGAGGTCCTCGACGTCAGAGCGGTGGGGGCGTGA
- a CDS encoding aconitase X, with amino-acid sequence MYLDNDDERVLAGEFGETRQKMMEILVALGEVYGAEKLVPITSAQVSGASYKTIGKWGLAWLQSLNARAAVPAVLNPIGMPREGWQEFGIDEEFARRQEEVVEAYRKLGIRVECTCTPYYLRITEYGEHLAWSESSAVAYANSVLGARTNREGGPSALAAAIVGKTPYYGLHVVENRRPQIVVEVECGTGPHAGHWGGIGHVAGKKVGNKIPIFQGIRPNRDQLKALGAAMAATGAVALFHVDKITPESRVFTFDTDNLDRVTVTADEVEALFTETEVEAVAVGCPHCSADELRELAELLRGKTTTKPFYIFAARGVAKHNPDLVSVIERSGARVIPDTCMVVSPRMDEFASIMVDSGKALAYVPGMCGALARIGTRKECVEVATS; translated from the coding sequence ATGTATCTTGACAACGATGACGAGAGGGTGCTTGCCGGCGAGTTCGGCGAGACCCGGCAGAAGATGATGGAGATCCTGGTCGCGCTCGGGGAGGTTTACGGGGCGGAGAAACTCGTCCCGATCACGAGCGCCCAGGTGAGCGGTGCGTCCTACAAGACCATTGGAAAATGGGGGCTTGCCTGGCTGCAGAGCCTCAACGCCCGGGCGGCGGTCCCGGCGGTCTTGAACCCTATCGGGATGCCGCGGGAGGGGTGGCAGGAGTTCGGGATCGACGAGGAGTTCGCCCGTCGTCAGGAAGAGGTCGTCGAGGCCTACCGGAAGCTCGGGATCCGGGTGGAGTGCACCTGCACGCCCTATTACCTGCGGATCACGGAGTACGGGGAGCACCTGGCCTGGTCGGAGTCCTCGGCGGTCGCCTACGCGAACTCGGTTCTCGGCGCCCGGACGAACCGGGAAGGCGGGCCGAGCGCTCTTGCGGCGGCGATCGTCGGGAAGACCCCCTATTACGGCCTCCACGTCGTCGAGAACCGGCGGCCGCAGATCGTCGTCGAGGTCGAGTGCGGCACGGGCCCGCACGCCGGCCACTGGGGCGGCATCGGCCACGTCGCCGGGAAGAAAGTGGGGAACAAAATCCCGATCTTCCAGGGGATCCGGCCGAACCGCGACCAGCTCAAAGCACTCGGCGCCGCGATGGCGGCGACCGGCGCGGTCGCCCTCTTCCACGTCGACAAGATCACCCCGGAGAGCCGGGTCTTCACGTTCGACACCGACAACCTCGACCGGGTGACGGTGACGGCGGACGAGGTCGAAGCCCTCTTTACCGAGACCGAGGTCGAGGCGGTCGCGGTCGGGTGCCCGCACTGCTCCGCCGACGAGCTCCGGGAACTCGCGGAACTCCTGCGGGGGAAGACGACGACGAAACCCTTCTACATCTTCGCCGCGAGGGGGGTCGCGAAGCACAACCCCGACCTCGTGAGCGTCATCGAGCGGAGCGGCGCCCGGGTGATCCCGGACACCTGCATGGTTGTCTCGCCCCGGATGGACGAGTTCGCTTCGATCATGGTCGACTCGGGCAAAGCCCTCGCCTACGTCCCCGGGATGTGCGGGGCGCTCGCCCGGATCGGGACGAGGAAAGAGTGCGTCGAAGTCGCGACGTCGTGA
- a CDS encoding glutamine synthetase family protein, with protein MSADNISTMLERIEQDNVRFLRLQFTDLLGMPKNVSIPAKQVGKALTDGIGFDGSSIEGFVRIEESDMVLKPDLSTYTLLPWRPREKSVARFICDVCKPDGTPFEGDPRSVLRRAMEDAAKDGYVFNTGPELEFFLFKMLDGRPTTQFQDVGGYFDLAPTDLAEDLRREAILALTDMGFDIEASHHEVAESQHEIDFKYSDALHTADNVITFKFAVKTMALMRGLHASFMAKPIHGINGSGMHTNCSLAKDGKNAFYDPDAPLQLSETCMHFIGGLLKHAPAITRVANPTINSYKRLVPGYEAPCYISWSASNRSALVRVPAPRGNSTRVEFRSPDPTCNPYLAFTAMLAAGMDGVRSEIEPPEDVHKNIFHMTSTERGHNGIETLPGDLHEAHSALLADDLICKALGPHVVEALTNVAEAEWDAYRTTVHPWEIDRYLATY; from the coding sequence ATGAGTGCCGACAACATCTCAACGATGCTCGAGCGCATCGAACAGGACAATGTCCGGTTCCTCCGGCTGCAGTTCACCGATCTCCTGGGCATGCCCAAGAACGTCTCCATTCCGGCGAAGCAGGTCGGGAAGGCACTTACCGACGGCATCGGGTTCGACGGGTCGTCGATCGAGGGGTTCGTCCGGATCGAGGAGTCCGATATGGTGCTCAAACCCGACCTCTCGACCTACACCCTCCTGCCCTGGCGGCCCCGGGAGAAGAGCGTCGCCCGGTTCATCTGCGACGTCTGCAAACCGGACGGCACGCCGTTCGAGGGCGACCCGCGCTCCGTGCTCCGGCGGGCGATGGAGGACGCGGCGAAGGACGGCTACGTCTTCAACACCGGCCCGGAGCTTGAGTTCTTCCTCTTCAAGATGCTCGACGGCCGGCCGACCACGCAGTTCCAGGACGTCGGGGGCTACTTCGACCTCGCGCCGACCGATCTCGCGGAAGACCTCCGGCGCGAGGCGATTCTTGCGCTCACCGATATGGGATTCGATATCGAGGCGTCGCACCACGAAGTCGCCGAGAGCCAGCACGAGATCGACTTCAAGTACAGCGACGCGCTGCATACGGCCGACAACGTCATCACGTTCAAGTTCGCGGTCAAGACGATGGCGCTGATGCGCGGCCTGCACGCGTCCTTCATGGCGAAGCCGATCCACGGCATCAACGGGAGCGGGATGCACACCAACTGTTCGCTCGCGAAAGACGGGAAGAACGCCTTCTACGACCCGGATGCCCCCCTCCAGCTCTCAGAGACCTGCATGCACTTCATCGGCGGGCTGCTCAAACACGCGCCGGCCATCACCCGGGTCGCGAACCCGACGATCAACTCCTATAAACGGCTCGTCCCGGGCTACGAGGCGCCCTGCTACATCAGCTGGAGCGCGAGCAACCGGTCGGCGCTGGTGCGGGTCCCGGCGCCCCGCGGCAACAGCACCCGGGTCGAGTTCCGCAGCCCCGACCCGACCTGCAACCCCTACCTCGCCTTCACGGCGATGCTCGCGGCCGGGATGGACGGCGTCCGGAGCGAAATCGAGCCCCCGGAAGATGTTCACAAGAATATCTTCCACATGACGTCCACCGAGCGGGGCCACAACGGGATCGAGACGCTTCCCGGAGACCTCCACGAGGCTCACTCCGCCCTGCTCGCCGACGACCTCATCTGCAAGGCGCTCGGCCCCCACGTCGTCGAGGCGCTCACGAACGTTGCCGAAGCCGAGTGGGACGCCTACCGGACGACGGTCCACCCCTGGGAGATCGACCGGTACCTGGCGACCTACTGA